One window of the Spirochaetota bacterium genome contains the following:
- a CDS encoding glutamyl-tRNA reductase, with translation MSARTDSPDLVMLGISHKTAPVELREKFALGEGELPAFFERACSQGADEIVYLSTCNRMEIYVASRDVNAALEGLFAHMEAVSALPRAVIEAQTYRKYSRDAVVHLFTVASSLDSMVVGENEIFFQVKNCYSRSVHAKKTGPLLNRLFHQAFKTAKRVKTETEISKNPLSIAYIATELAGKIFDNLSRHNALLIGAGEMGELILKYLTKAQIGGITIANRSLHNAERIAQEINREARIVPLDEIGAVAPEVDIIIASVTAPGYVIDAAAARAIQKRRGGRPIFVIDIAVPRNVDPEAGKLDAVFLYNVDDLRSIADENLKSRLREVEFAKRLVEADADEFIRWYDGLALVPAIQKLQSAFDEIRVAELERYRRRRLKHLADEDFRIIEDLTRQIMTKTLHNPISTLKKHLDASRENGDAHDVRDTKRIIEELFEK, from the coding sequence ATGAGCGCGCGCACGGACAGCCCCGATCTCGTGATGCTCGGGATCAGCCACAAGACGGCCCCGGTGGAGCTTCGGGAGAAGTTCGCCCTGGGCGAGGGTGAGCTCCCGGCCTTTTTCGAGCGCGCCTGTTCCCAGGGTGCGGACGAGATAGTCTACCTTTCGACCTGCAACCGCATGGAAATCTATGTCGCCTCCAGGGACGTGAACGCCGCGCTGGAGGGTCTCTTTGCGCACATGGAGGCGGTATCGGCGCTTCCCCGCGCGGTGATCGAGGCCCAGACATACCGCAAGTACTCCCGGGACGCCGTGGTGCACCTGTTTACCGTGGCATCCTCGCTCGATTCGATGGTCGTGGGCGAGAACGAGATATTTTTCCAGGTGAAAAACTGCTACAGCCGGTCGGTGCACGCCAAAAAGACGGGACCATTGCTCAACCGCCTCTTTCATCAGGCGTTCAAGACGGCGAAGCGGGTAAAAACTGAAACCGAAATCTCGAAAAACCCGCTCTCGATCGCCTACATTGCGACCGAGCTCGCGGGCAAGATATTCGACAACCTCTCGCGGCACAACGCGCTCCTGATAGGCGCGGGCGAGATGGGCGAGCTGATATTGAAATACCTGACCAAGGCGCAGATCGGCGGAATCACGATCGCGAACCGGTCGCTCCACAACGCGGAACGCATCGCGCAGGAAATAAACCGCGAGGCGCGCATCGTGCCCCTGGACGAGATCGGCGCGGTCGCCCCGGAGGTCGACATCATCATTGCCTCGGTGACCGCGCCGGGGTACGTGATCGACGCCGCCGCAGCGCGCGCGATCCAGAAAAGGCGCGGCGGAAGGCCCATATTCGTCATCGATATCGCGGTGCCGCGCAACGTGGACCCGGAGGCGGGCAAGCTCGACGCGGTATTCCTGTATAACGTCGACGACCTCCGCTCCATCGCGGATGAAAATTTGAAAAGCAGGCTGCGCGAGGTGGAGTTCGCGAAAAGACTCGTCGAGGCGGACGCGGACGAGTTCATCCGCTGGTACGACGGCCTCGCCCTCGTGCCGGCCATCCAGAAACTACAGTCGGCCTTCGACGAGATCCGGGTCGCCGAGCTCGAGCGGTACCGCCGGAGAAGACTCAAACACCTCGCGGACGAGGATTTCAGGATCATCGAGGACCTCACGCGCCAGATAATGACGAAGACGCTGCATAATCCCATCTCCACGTTAAAAAAACATTTGGACGCGTCCAGGGAAAACGGGGACGCTCATGACGTGCGCGATACGAAACGCATAATCGAGGAGCTTTTCGAAAAATGA
- a CDS encoding DMT family transporter codes for MTHQGELAALLTAMCWTVTALAFESAARRVGSLPVNIIRLVFGFLFLGAFTLVTRNLPLPLDAGAHEWLWLSVSGLVGFVLGDLCLFQSFTMVGARVSMLVMTLAPPLAALGGWLITGDRMRAPELAGMGLTLGGIALVVTKKKPGLEKFSFSYSPLGLLLAFGGALGQAGGLVLSKFGMGGYDAFAATHIRIIAGLAGFAVIFLVSGKWRIVPAAAADRTAMARTALGAFFGPFLGVSLSLYALQHAATGVAATIMALVPVFLIVPSVFLLGERVGFKEIIGAFLAVAGTAVMFMA; via the coding sequence ATGACACACCAGGGTGAACTCGCGGCGCTCCTCACCGCCATGTGCTGGACGGTGACCGCGCTCGCGTTCGAATCCGCGGCGCGCCGGGTCGGATCCCTTCCCGTCAACATCATCCGCCTCGTGTTCGGGTTCCTCTTCCTCGGGGCGTTCACGCTCGTCACCAGGAACCTGCCGCTCCCGCTCGATGCGGGCGCGCATGAATGGCTCTGGCTGAGTGTGTCCGGCCTCGTGGGCTTCGTCCTGGGCGACCTGTGCCTGTTCCAGTCGTTCACGATGGTGGGGGCGCGGGTCTCGATGCTCGTGATGACGCTCGCCCCGCCGCTCGCGGCGCTGGGGGGCTGGCTGATCACCGGCGATCGGATGAGGGCACCCGAGCTCGCGGGGATGGGGCTCACCCTGGGCGGGATCGCGCTCGTGGTGACAAAAAAGAAGCCCGGCCTGGAAAAGTTCTCGTTCTCGTATTCCCCGCTGGGACTGCTTCTCGCGTTCGGCGGCGCGCTCGGGCAGGCGGGGGGGCTCGTGCTTTCCAAGTTCGGGATGGGCGGCTACGATGCGTTTGCGGCGACACATATCCGGATCATCGCCGGGCTCGCAGGGTTCGCGGTCATATTCCTGGTATCGGGGAAATGGCGCATCGTCCCCGCGGCGGCGGCGGACCGGACGGCCATGGCGCGCACGGCCCTGGGGGCGTTTTTCGGCCCCTTCCTGGGGGTTTCGCTTTCCCTCTATGCGCTCCAACACGCCGCGACGGGGGTGGCCGCGACCATCATGGCGCTGGTGCCGGTCTTTCTTATCGTACCCTCGGTATTCCTGCTGGGGGAGCGCGTCGGCTTCAAGGAGATTATCGGCGCATTCCTTGCCGTCGCCGGCACGGCCGTCATGTTCATGGCCTGA
- a CDS encoding TetR/AcrR family transcriptional regulator, which translates to MKTRDRIIQAALDLFNDRGAHSVTTNHIAASMGISPGNLYYHFANKEEIIREIFERIVREFDGLYGRPADTAFSAAALLDMFSKNCDLYYAYRFFYLELATLLAQDALLRKRYNANLKKRLEQQEALYRSMQDAGILASMPPAELRASLISGWIVSDFWLTYLYIGGGRITPGRIRESVFQVYCLLKPHLAPAALAQIEKILASPR; encoded by the coding sequence ATGAAAACACGGGACAGGATCATCCAGGCGGCACTCGATCTTTTCAACGATCGAGGCGCCCATTCGGTTACCACCAATCACATCGCGGCGTCCATGGGTATAAGTCCGGGGAACCTGTATTATCACTTCGCCAACAAGGAGGAGATAATCAGGGAGATTTTCGAGCGGATCGTGCGCGAATTCGACGGCCTTTACGGGCGTCCCGCCGATACCGCATTTTCCGCGGCGGCGCTCCTGGACATGTTCTCGAAAAACTGCGACCTGTATTACGCCTATCGCTTCTTTTACCTGGAGCTCGCCACCCTTTTGGCGCAGGACGCGCTGTTAAGGAAGCGCTACAACGCCAATTTGAAGAAGCGCCTGGAACAGCAGGAAGCGCTGTACCGCTCCATGCAGGACGCGGGCATCCTCGCCTCCATGCCGCCCGCCGAGCTCAGGGCGAGCCTGATAAGCGGGTGGATCGTGAGCGACTTCTGGCTCACGTACCTGTATATCGGGGGCGGCAGGATCACCCCCGGGCGGATACGCGAAAGCGTCTTCCAGGTCTACTGCCTCCTGAAACCCCACCTCGCGCCCGCGGCCCTGGCCCAGATCGAGAAAATCCTGGCCTCCCCCCGCTGA
- a CDS encoding Lrp/AsnC family transcriptional regulator produces the protein MSPHFTRTQELILNRIQRDMPLSADPYAGLAAELGLDIDELLAEIRTLKSANVIRRISAIFSAQALGYSSSLVAFCVPGEEADEAARIINAHPGVSHNYLRGHRYNIWFTLAVPPGQAIEDHAGVLARRCGARDFLVLKNEEMFKIGVMLAVGDAEPEDAPLAARPGGAKNTVQGEDEVLAVTLLQTDLPVVKNPFARLAAERGVVMDPGLLAQTGESFKERGIMRRYAAVLRHQNAGYRANAMTAWKLPVAREAELVSVFEKCPHITHLYRRTVFPGRWEHPLFAMIHAKSDGELEGIIGALARESGLDDYLVLKSLKEYQKRRVMYFTPDFGKWAEKYLSGV, from the coding sequence ATGTCACCGCATTTCACCAGGACCCAGGAGCTCATTCTAAACCGTATCCAGCGCGATATGCCGCTTTCGGCGGACCCGTACGCGGGGCTGGCGGCGGAGCTTGGGCTGGATATAGATGAGCTTCTCGCGGAGATCCGCACTTTAAAAAGCGCGAACGTCATAAGGAGAATCTCGGCGATCTTCTCGGCGCAGGCGCTCGGCTACTCGTCGAGCCTTGTCGCCTTCTGCGTTCCCGGGGAAGAGGCGGACGAGGCGGCACGCATCATCAACGCGCACCCCGGGGTGAGCCATAATTACCTGCGGGGGCACCGCTATAACATCTGGTTCACGCTCGCGGTTCCTCCGGGACAGGCGATCGAGGACCATGCGGGGGTACTCGCGCGGCGGTGCGGCGCCCGGGATTTCCTGGTCCTGAAAAACGAGGAGATGTTCAAGATTGGCGTGATGCTTGCCGTGGGCGATGCGGAACCGGAAGATGCCCCCCTGGCGGCGAGGCCCGGCGGCGCGAAGAACACGGTCCAGGGCGAGGACGAGGTCCTCGCGGTCACGCTCCTCCAGACGGACCTTCCGGTCGTGAAAAACCCGTTCGCCAGGCTCGCCGCGGAGCGCGGCGTCGTCATGGACCCGGGGCTTCTCGCGCAGACCGGCGAATCGTTCAAGGAGAGGGGCATCATGCGACGGTACGCGGCCGTCCTGCGCCACCAGAACGCGGGCTATCGCGCGAACGCGATGACGGCATGGAAACTCCCCGTGGCGCGGGAGGCCGAGCTCGTATCGGTCTTCGAAAAATGCCCGCACATCACGCACCTCTACCGGCGCACGGTATTCCCCGGTCGGTGGGAGCATCCGCTCTTCGCGATGATTCACGCAAAAAGCGACGGGGAGCTGGAAGGTATTATCGGCGCGCTCGCGCGCGAGTCGGGTCTCGATGATTACCTGGTGCTGAAAAGCCTTAAGGAATACCAAAAGCGGCGGGTCATGTATTTCACGCCGGACTTCGGGAAATGGGCGGAGAAGTATCTTTCAGGTGTTTAA
- a CDS encoding radical SAM protein, with the protein MMNTNAPRLVFWELTKRCNLRCVHCRAQADESVFEGELSTDRVKGVLGDIASFAKPIMVLTGGEPLYRGDLFEIARHAAGLSLPVALATNGTMIDGEIAREIGDAGIRRVSISIDGAGAPSHDGFRGIPGSFDKAIAGSQHLRAVGVEFQFNTTVTRRNVGEIEGVLRLAQDLGAAALHLFMLVPVGCGIEIAETDMISKEKYEEVLLWFYRKSKETRLEFKATCAPHYYRIIRQEARKEGRSVSVESHGMAAMTRGCLAGSGVCFISHRGDVQPCGYLPRIAGNVLETNFRTIWEESALFRELRNLSNLKGKCGACEYKAFCAGCRARAYYATGDCFDEEPYCVYVPRRAHP; encoded by the coding sequence ATGATGAACACGAACGCGCCCAGGCTGGTGTTCTGGGAGCTCACCAAGCGGTGCAACCTGCGCTGCGTCCATTGCCGCGCCCAGGCGGACGAATCCGTGTTCGAGGGTGAGCTTTCCACCGATCGCGTGAAGGGCGTGCTAGGCGATATCGCGTCATTTGCCAAGCCCATCATGGTGCTCACGGGCGGCGAGCCGCTCTACAGGGGCGACCTGTTCGAGATAGCCCGCCACGCGGCGGGCCTGTCGCTTCCCGTCGCGCTCGCGACGAACGGGACCATGATCGACGGGGAGATCGCGCGGGAAATAGGCGACGCGGGAATCAGGAGGGTGAGCATTTCCATAGACGGCGCGGGCGCGCCCTCGCACGACGGGTTCAGGGGGATACCGGGATCCTTCGACAAGGCGATCGCGGGATCGCAGCACTTGCGCGCGGTGGGGGTCGAGTTCCAGTTCAACACCACCGTTACCAGGCGCAACGTCGGCGAGATCGAGGGCGTGCTCCGGCTCGCCCAGGACCTGGGGGCCGCGGCGCTTCACCTGTTCATGCTGGTCCCCGTGGGCTGCGGCATCGAGATCGCCGAAACCGACATGATATCGAAAGAAAAATACGAAGAGGTGCTCCTCTGGTTCTACCGGAAATCGAAGGAAACCAGGCTCGAATTCAAAGCGACCTGCGCGCCGCATTACTACCGCATTATCCGCCAGGAGGCCAGAAAGGAGGGCCGCAGCGTGAGCGTCGAATCGCACGGCATGGCGGCGATGACGCGCGGCTGCCTGGCCGGGAGCGGGGTGTGCTTCATCTCGCATCGGGGCGACGTCCAGCCCTGCGGCTACCTGCCGCGCATCGCGGGCAACGTGCTCGAGACGAATTTCCGCACGATCTGGGAGGAATCCGCGCTCTTCCGGGAACTCCGGAACCTTTCCAACCTTAAAGGCAAATGCGGGGCCTGCGAGTACAAGGCCTTCTGCGCCGGTTGCAGGGCGCGCGCCTACTACGCGACCGGGGACTGCTTCGACGAGGAGCCGTATTGTGTGTATGTCCCCCGCCGCGCGCACCCCTGA